One stretch of Saccharopolyspora erythraea DNA includes these proteins:
- a CDS encoding serine/threonine-protein kinase gives MVSHFGPYRVEGLIARGGMGEVLRAYDTRHDRIVALKVLGSGVAADPEYRERFKREALAAARLREPHVIPIHSFGEIDGRLYLDMRLIEGQDVSRLLAAHGPMPPADAVEVVHQIAQALDAAHEEGLVHRDVKPSNIIIGRGGFAYLVDFGIAHWAGNRTNLTTTGIAVGTLDYMAPERFGDGPVDHRADVYSLACVFYQCLTGAKPYAGHTAESLINSHLNRVPPRPSAHNPALPPAFDRVVEAGMSKDPRRRFATAGEFARAARQALTGAVPAPTRKAPSGPGGRRWWPVAAGVAAVALVAGGAALFMSLPPGGNAQGGDTSTPPSPPPKPESQPPRAPGDLGLSVPISLPPCDGGYLVMVGSSVNPAIYGEQVQRYLDQFPGSSYQHSPSTGCESLRTHVDGAEIYSVYYGPFDDEETACARRTGLGGDAFVRRLDHTSPPEHVVSCG, from the coding sequence GTGGTCTCGCATTTCGGTCCGTACCGGGTGGAAGGGCTGATCGCCCGCGGTGGGATGGGCGAGGTCCTGCGCGCCTATGACACCCGCCACGACCGCATCGTGGCGCTGAAGGTCCTCGGTTCCGGGGTCGCGGCGGACCCCGAGTACCGGGAGCGCTTCAAACGCGAGGCGCTCGCGGCTGCGCGGCTGCGCGAGCCGCACGTCATCCCGATCCACTCCTTCGGCGAGATCGACGGCCGTCTCTACCTCGACATGCGGCTCATCGAGGGTCAGGACGTCAGCAGGCTCCTCGCCGCGCACGGTCCGATGCCACCCGCCGACGCGGTCGAGGTGGTGCACCAGATCGCGCAGGCGCTCGACGCCGCGCACGAGGAAGGGCTGGTGCACCGCGACGTCAAGCCGTCCAACATCATCATCGGCCGCGGCGGCTTCGCCTACCTCGTCGACTTCGGCATCGCGCACTGGGCGGGCAACCGGACCAACCTGACCACGACCGGGATCGCGGTCGGGACGCTGGACTACATGGCGCCGGAGCGCTTCGGCGACGGGCCGGTCGACCACCGCGCCGACGTCTACTCGCTGGCGTGCGTGTTCTACCAGTGCCTCACCGGGGCCAAGCCGTACGCAGGGCACACGGCGGAGTCGCTGATCAACTCCCACCTCAACCGCGTGCCGCCGCGCCCGAGCGCGCACAACCCGGCGCTGCCGCCCGCCTTCGACCGGGTCGTGGAGGCCGGGATGTCGAAGGACCCGCGCAGGCGCTTCGCCACCGCAGGCGAGTTCGCCCGCGCGGCCAGGCAGGCGCTGACGGGCGCGGTGCCCGCGCCGACGCGCAAGGCGCCGAGCGGTCCGGGCGGACGCCGCTGGTGGCCGGTGGCCGCGGGGGTCGCGGCGGTCGCGCTCGTGGCGGGCGGGGCCGCGCTGTTCATGTCGCTGCCACCTGGCGGGAACGCGCAGGGCGGGGACACCTCGACCCCGCCGTCCCCGCCGCCGAAGCCGGAGTCCCAGCCGCCGCGGGCGCCCGGGGACCTCGGGCTGAGCGTGCCGATCAGCCTGCCGCCGTGCGACGGCGGCTATTTGGTGATGGTCGGGTCGTCGGTCAACCCCGCCATCTACGGCGAGCAGGTGCAGCGGTACCTGGACCAGTTCCCCGGCTCGAGCTACCAGCACTCGCCCTCGACCGGCTGCGAGTCGCTGCGCACCCACGTGGACGGCGCCGAGATCTACTCGGTCTACTACGGACCGTTCGACGACGAGGAAACCGCATGCGCGCGCCGAACCGGTTTAGGCGGGGATGCCTTCGTGCGGCGGCTCGACCACACCAGCCCGCCGGAGCACGTGGTCAGCTGCGGGTAG
- a CDS encoding ATP-binding cassette domain-containing protein, giving the protein MGFLEASALSYRLGDGRELFGGVSFRVGAGDVVAVVGDNGAGKTTLMRILAGELKPLTGAVNVQGGLGVMPQFIGSIRDDRTVRDLLLAVASPALRAAASELDAVELELMDTDDEATQLRYADALAAWGEAGGYEAEVLWDTVTTLAMGVPYDRAKHRGVTTLSGGEQKRLVLESLLRCAEQVLILDEPDNYLDVPGKRWLEQRLAESGKAVLVVSHDRELLATAATHVVTLEGRTAWVHGGGFGTWHQARAARLERMAELRRRWDDKHEQLKELVRSLQRAATISDEMALRYRAAQTRLRRFEADGAPPLPPKEQRVRPRLRGGRTGLRAVTCESLELTGLMRPFDLEVFFGDRLCALGSNGSGKSHFLRLLADQDAVAHTGTCRLGARIVPGLFAQTHHHPEWLGRTPAEILGRGDGGRQGRGRDEAMPALSRYGLAASADQPFETLSGGQQARFQVLLLELSGATLLLLDEPTDNLDLASAEALQDALAEFTGTVVAVTHDRWFARSFDRYLVFREDGSVSEVDEPVWDERRVQRTR; this is encoded by the coding sequence ATGGGGTTCCTCGAGGCGTCCGCACTGTCCTACCGGCTCGGTGACGGACGCGAGCTGTTCGGCGGTGTCTCCTTCCGCGTCGGCGCCGGTGACGTCGTCGCGGTCGTCGGGGACAACGGCGCGGGCAAGACGACGCTGATGCGGATCCTGGCCGGTGAGCTGAAGCCGCTCACCGGGGCGGTCAACGTCCAGGGCGGGCTGGGGGTGATGCCGCAGTTCATCGGCTCGATCCGGGACGACCGCACCGTCCGCGACCTGCTGCTGGCCGTGGCCTCCCCGGCGCTGCGCGCCGCGGCGTCGGAGCTGGACGCCGTCGAGCTGGAACTGATGGACACCGACGACGAGGCGACGCAGCTGCGCTACGCCGACGCGCTCGCGGCGTGGGGCGAGGCAGGCGGCTACGAGGCCGAGGTTCTGTGGGACACCGTGACGACGCTGGCCATGGGGGTGCCCTACGACCGCGCGAAACACCGCGGCGTCACGACGCTGTCCGGCGGCGAGCAGAAGCGGCTGGTGCTGGAATCCCTGCTGCGCTGCGCTGAACAGGTGCTGATCCTCGACGAGCCGGACAACTACCTCGACGTGCCGGGCAAGCGCTGGCTCGAACAGCGCCTCGCGGAGTCGGGCAAGGCGGTGCTGGTGGTCAGCCACGACCGCGAGCTGCTGGCCACCGCGGCCACCCATGTCGTCACGCTGGAAGGCCGGACGGCTTGGGTGCACGGCGGCGGTTTCGGCACGTGGCACCAGGCCCGCGCCGCGCGCCTCGAGCGGATGGCCGAGCTGCGCAGGCGGTGGGACGACAAGCACGAGCAGCTCAAGGAGCTGGTGCGGTCGTTGCAGCGCGCGGCGACGATCAGCGACGAGATGGCCTTGCGCTACCGGGCGGCCCAGACCCGGCTGCGCAGGTTCGAGGCCGACGGCGCGCCGCCGCTGCCGCCGAAGGAGCAGCGAGTGCGGCCCAGGCTGCGCGGCGGACGGACCGGGCTGCGGGCGGTCACCTGCGAGTCGCTGGAGCTGACCGGGCTCATGCGTCCGTTCGACCTGGAGGTCTTCTTCGGCGACCGGCTCTGCGCGCTGGGTTCCAACGGTTCCGGCAAGAGCCACTTCCTGCGGCTGCTCGCCGATCAGGACGCAGTCGCCCATACCGGGACGTGCCGGCTCGGCGCGCGGATCGTGCCGGGGCTGTTCGCCCAGACCCACCACCACCCGGAGTGGCTGGGGCGCACGCCTGCCGAGATCCTCGGCCGCGGTGACGGCGGGCGACAGGGCCGGGGCCGCGACGAGGCGATGCCCGCGCTGAGCCGCTACGGGCTCGCGGCGTCGGCGGACCAGCCGTTCGAGACGCTCTCCGGCGGGCAGCAGGCGCGTTTCCAGGTGCTGCTGCTGGAGCTGTCCGGGGCGACCCTGCTGCTGCTCGACGAGCCGACCGACAACCTGGATCTGGCCTCGGCGGAGGCGTTGCAGGACGCGCTGGCGGAGTTCACCGGCACCGTCGTGGCGGTCACCCACGACCGGTGGTTCGCCCGTTCCTTCGACCGCTACCTGGTGTTCCGCGAGGACGGCTCGGTGTCCGAAGTGGACGAGCCGGTGTGGGACGAGCGACGGGTCCAGCGGACCCGCTGA
- a CDS encoding ABC transporter substrate-binding protein translates to MSRSRRLLATVVAAVGLATTAACGTSGPDQPAAAQQGERVVNHAKGQTRISGTPQRVVVLDTGELDALLALGVKPVGTVQPDANIPLQPYLADKAGSPEIVGTIGNANIEKIAALKPDLILSSKVRDDDKYDALSKIAPTVFAETVGSTWKENFLLDADALGRKPEAERILADYQRRAADIGRAAGDPGGIRVGTMRFITGGNEIRLYNRSSFIGTVLADAGFNRPDNQLAQNTTFTKISREQVSQADADLLFYSAYGDSAQQRLNELVASEQWRSLSAVRNGKAIAVPDDRWFLALGPIGANLVLDDLQNHVAKR, encoded by the coding sequence ATGTCCCGCAGCCGGAGACTCCTCGCCACCGTGGTCGCGGCCGTCGGCCTGGCCACGACCGCCGCGTGCGGCACCTCGGGCCCGGACCAGCCCGCCGCGGCGCAGCAGGGCGAGCGGGTCGTCAACCACGCCAAGGGGCAGACCAGGATCAGCGGCACGCCGCAGCGGGTCGTCGTGCTCGACACCGGCGAGCTCGACGCCCTGCTCGCGCTCGGGGTCAAGCCGGTCGGCACGGTCCAGCCTGACGCCAACATCCCGTTGCAGCCCTACCTCGCCGACAAGGCCGGCTCCCCCGAGATCGTCGGAACCATCGGCAACGCCAACATCGAGAAGATCGCCGCGCTCAAGCCGGACCTGATCCTGTCGAGCAAGGTCCGCGACGACGACAAGTACGACGCGCTGAGCAAGATCGCCCCCACGGTGTTCGCCGAGACGGTGGGCAGCACGTGGAAGGAGAACTTCCTGCTCGACGCCGACGCGCTGGGCAGGAAGCCGGAGGCCGAGCGCATCCTCGCCGACTACCAGCGGCGTGCCGCCGACATCGGCCGGGCGGCGGGCGACCCGGGCGGCATCCGCGTCGGCACGATGCGCTTCATCACCGGCGGCAACGAGATCCGCCTCTACAACCGGTCGTCGTTCATCGGCACCGTGCTGGCCGACGCCGGGTTCAACCGCCCCGACAACCAGCTGGCGCAGAACACCACCTTCACCAAGATCAGCCGGGAGCAGGTCTCGCAGGCCGACGCCGACCTGCTGTTCTACAGCGCGTACGGCGACTCCGCCCAGCAGCGCCTGAACGAGCTGGTGGCCTCCGAGCAGTGGCGCAGCCTCTCCGCGGTCCGCAACGGCAAGGCCATCGCGGTGCCCGACGACCGCTGGTTCCTCGCTCTCGGGCCGATCGGCGCCAACCTCGTGCTCGACGACCTGCAGAACCACGTCGCCAAGCGCTGA
- a CDS encoding SAM-dependent methyltransferase has product MSRDEQAAPPGVPPGVDTSRPSIARVYDAGLGGKDNFEADREVLRAILEVTPEGMVVARDNRDWLIRVTRFLAEQAGVRQFLDLGSGLPTTENTHEVAQRIDPESTVVYVDDDPVVEAHGKVLLEENEQTHFVGGDLTRPEELLADPALHRRLDFSEPVALYLIGVLHHFPDLDRLREIVRTYVDALAPGSFLAISHFHNPGGEHEEIAKRVERAMLDSGMGSGYFRTREEIASLFLDLELLEPGLCRAPDWWPDGPRVKPLVVPQRMFLAGLARKPR; this is encoded by the coding sequence ATGTCGCGCGACGAGCAAGCTGCCCCGCCCGGCGTCCCGCCGGGGGTCGACACCTCGAGACCGAGCATCGCCCGGGTCTACGACGCCGGACTCGGCGGCAAGGACAACTTCGAGGCCGACCGCGAGGTGCTGCGCGCGATCCTGGAGGTCACGCCGGAGGGCATGGTCGTCGCGCGGGACAACCGCGACTGGCTCATCCGCGTCACCCGCTTCCTGGCCGAGCAGGCCGGTGTCCGGCAGTTCCTCGACCTCGGCTCCGGCCTGCCCACCACCGAGAACACCCACGAGGTCGCCCAGCGCATCGACCCCGAGAGCACGGTGGTCTACGTCGACGACGACCCGGTGGTGGAGGCCCACGGCAAGGTGCTGCTGGAGGAGAACGAGCAGACCCACTTCGTCGGCGGCGACCTCACCCGCCCCGAGGAGCTGCTGGCCGACCCGGCGCTGCACCGCAGGCTGGACTTCTCCGAGCCGGTCGCGCTCTACCTGATCGGCGTCCTGCACCACTTCCCCGATCTCGACAGACTCCGCGAGATCGTGCGGACCTACGTCGACGCGCTCGCCCCCGGCTCGTTCCTGGCGATCAGCCACTTCCACAACCCCGGTGGGGAGCACGAGGAGATCGCGAAGCGGGTCGAGCGGGCCATGCTCGACAGCGGGATGGGCAGCGGCTACTTCCGCACCCGCGAGGAGATCGCATCGTTGTTCCTCGACCTCGAACTCCTCGAACCGGGTCTCTGCCGCGCGCCGGACTGGTGGCCGGACGGCCCCCGCGTCAAGCCCCTGGTCGTACCGCAGCGGATGTTCCTGGCCGGGCTCGCGCGAAAGCCCCGCTGA
- a CDS encoding quinone oxidoreductase family protein: MHAAVVRSFDHSPSYEELTDPVAAEGQVVLKVVAAGLHPAVRAGAGATAGGQPRPPFIPGFDGVGRLPCGSRVFFAGLEHPYGSMAERAVVAERDCIPIPDDVDDVTVAATVNPSMSAWVAMRGKAGLEAGESVLVLGATGNAGRMAVQIARMLGAGRVVAAGRNRAMLDRLLEVGADDVVPLDGDDETVGKEMAASAAGVDVVLDYLSGRPAEIALHALAGGRRLRWVHVGPGRPVGAADAGLRESGVEISRVDPESLPEAERTAELTSLINRMPSADLDVHAVSIPLHAVGSAWKADATTGVRIVLVP; this comes from the coding sequence ATGCATGCAGCAGTCGTCCGTTCATTCGACCATTCGCCCTCTTACGAAGAACTCACCGATCCTGTAGCCGCCGAAGGGCAGGTGGTGCTCAAGGTCGTCGCGGCGGGCCTGCACCCGGCGGTCCGCGCGGGCGCGGGAGCAACGGCCGGCGGCCAACCACGACCCCCGTTCATCCCCGGCTTCGACGGCGTGGGCCGGCTCCCGTGCGGCAGCCGCGTGTTCTTCGCTGGACTGGAGCACCCGTACGGCAGCATGGCCGAGCGGGCGGTGGTCGCCGAACGCGACTGCATCCCGATCCCCGACGACGTCGACGACGTCACGGTCGCCGCGACGGTGAACCCGTCGATGTCGGCGTGGGTGGCGATGCGCGGCAAGGCCGGACTCGAGGCGGGGGAGTCGGTGCTGGTGCTGGGGGCCACCGGCAACGCGGGGCGGATGGCGGTGCAGATCGCCAGGATGCTCGGGGCGGGCCGCGTCGTCGCGGCGGGCCGGAACCGGGCCATGCTCGACCGATTACTGGAGGTCGGTGCCGACGACGTCGTGCCGCTCGACGGCGACGACGAGACCGTCGGCAAGGAGATGGCGGCCAGTGCCGCCGGCGTCGACGTCGTGCTGGACTACCTGTCGGGCCGGCCCGCCGAGATCGCGCTGCACGCCCTGGCCGGCGGGCGGCGGCTGCGCTGGGTCCACGTCGGGCCCGGCCGCCCGGTCGGGGCTGCCGACGCCGGGTTGCGGGAGTCGGGGGTGGAGATCTCCCGGGTCGACCCGGAGTCGCTGCCGGAGGCCGAGCGGACCGCCGAGCTCACCTCACTGATCAACCGCATGCCTTCGGCCGACCTCGACGTCCACGCCGTTTCCATACCCCTGCACGCGGTCGGCTCGGCGTGGAAGGCCGACGCCACCACGGGGGTCCGGATCGTCCTCGTGCCCTGA
- a CDS encoding L,D-transpeptidase, with the protein MKLLGNPVGRQSGLPSRLLSLPVLGLVAVLVASCSGAGSDLADAPAPPPAPSVEFTPQNGARDVSPTAPISAKVANGKIVNATLTNQDGKPVAGAPAPDGLSWTSSEVLGYAKTYTLVATVQGAGPPITQQTTFSTVDPKDETYVSMNPLDGQTVGVGQPLAFYFSKDAPAPDKARAEEAIRIRTEPAVEGAFYWFNSREVHWRPKEYWKPGTKVSVDVGVYGKDLGGGVWGQEDRKATITIGDAVILRADGATHRMSIEVNGAVQRTLPVSLGKPEFPSNNGVHVVTEHHQTKIMDSSTYGLPVEAGGYRTPVSWAVRISNGGEFLHAAPWSVGDQGRRNVSHGCINMSMSDAKWVYDLLKKGDVVEITNAGGPSLRSWDGFGDWQIPWEEWSRGNR; encoded by the coding sequence ATGAAGCTGTTAGGTAACCCGGTCGGGAGGCAGTCGGGGCTGCCGTCCCGCCTGCTCTCGCTCCCGGTGCTCGGCCTGGTCGCCGTGCTCGTCGCGAGCTGTAGCGGGGCCGGCTCCGACCTCGCGGATGCTCCCGCGCCACCGCCGGCGCCCTCGGTGGAGTTCACGCCGCAGAACGGTGCGCGGGACGTGTCGCCGACCGCGCCGATCTCGGCGAAAGTCGCCAACGGCAAGATCGTCAACGCGACGCTTACCAACCAGGACGGCAAGCCGGTGGCGGGCGCGCCTGCCCCGGACGGGCTGAGCTGGACATCGAGCGAGGTCCTCGGCTACGCCAAGACCTACACGCTCGTGGCCACCGTCCAGGGCGCCGGGCCGCCCATCACCCAGCAGACCACGTTCAGCACGGTCGACCCGAAGGACGAGACCTACGTGTCGATGAACCCGCTGGACGGGCAGACCGTGGGCGTCGGGCAGCCGCTGGCCTTCTACTTCAGCAAGGACGCCCCCGCGCCGGACAAGGCGCGCGCGGAGGAGGCGATCCGGATCAGGACCGAGCCCGCGGTGGAGGGCGCGTTCTACTGGTTCAACAGCCGCGAGGTGCACTGGCGGCCCAAGGAGTACTGGAAGCCGGGCACGAAGGTCTCGGTCGACGTCGGCGTCTACGGCAAGGACCTGGGCGGCGGCGTGTGGGGCCAGGAGGACCGCAAGGCCACCATCACCATCGGCGACGCGGTGATCCTGCGCGCCGACGGCGCCACGCACCGGATGTCGATCGAGGTCAACGGCGCGGTGCAGCGCACCCTCCCGGTGTCGCTCGGCAAGCCCGAGTTCCCGTCGAACAACGGCGTGCACGTGGTCACCGAGCACCACCAGACCAAGATCATGGACTCCTCGACCTACGGCCTGCCGGTCGAGGCCGGGGGCTACCGGACGCCGGTGAGCTGGGCGGTGCGCATCTCCAACGGCGGTGAGTTCCTGCACGCCGCGCCGTGGTCGGTGGGCGACCAGGGACGCCGCAACGTCAGCCACGGCTGCATCAACATGAGCATGTCCGACGCCAAGTGGGTCTACGACCTGCTGAAGAAGGGCGACGTCGTGGAGATCACCAACGCAGGCGGCCCGAGCCTGCGCTCGTGGGACGGCTTCGGCGACTGGCAGATCCCGTGGGAGGAGTGGTCCCGCGGCAACCGGTGA